AAATATAACTTCACACAAGACTGCTCTTGgagtataggaaagataactccaatCAAAACAGTCAACtagtaaaataaaatgctttctttttttcaaattgtGAAGTTACTTGAATCGATCAATCTATACCCTGCCACGATACACACACGCATTGGTGCATTTCATAACACTTATTACTTCTCCATGAAGTCAGGGTAAACACTTAGCAAATGAACCTCTTGAAAAAGTAATTGCACGTGAGACTCGccgactctctctctctcgctccatcAGAGAGGTGCCACGCCCCTATCAAGGTGGGGCCCTGCCGCGCTGCGTTCCCACGCTTCAACTACGACCCCGTGAACCAGACCTGCAGGGAGTTCATCTATGGAGGCTGCGAGGCGAACGCCAACAACTACGACAGCAGAGAGGAGTGCGAGCGGGCCTGCGCCGGGGTCAAGGGTCAGTCCAGGCTTGTCATAGGaattattcgttttttttttttttggtgggtgtctcttgctgtgctgtgttcttCTGCCCCAGGGGTGTCACTCCAGTCCTTGAGGGTCACACGGTCTACTGACTTTCATTCCAGCCTCGGCTCTCGATTCACTTCATTGATcttattatttgttcaattggacatgtaAAATTTTTCCAAAGgtcttttacataaaaaaaaaaaaaaaatcacttgatTCAAGGCTCACTACCTATAAAACATTTCGAGGCGTGGAGAGAAGTGTTGAATGTGTCCAATGAATCAagtaattggaccaattaaataattgagagcttgggGTGGCGTGTAGGAGAAACGCCATTTACTAGATAGAACGTGGCACAGGGTGCTGTGTGATACAAGCTGTGATATCCACTCCGCCATTGAGAGGGTACGGTTACTGACCAAAAGCGGTTATGAAAATCCACTCCGGCATGTTAATAAGACTCTTAGCAGAGtcacctgttccaggttttaaagTGAGCCTGGTTGGGTGCCTCTTGGATTTCAAAACGTTGGTAAATTGAACTCCTGGTACAGTCTTATCTTGGGTCACCTGACAGTCGCTCGACTGGAGAGAGTAGAAATTTCCCTCTGAGCGGGTTGCATGGTTGAAATGTGTTCTCATGGCTGGTTCCTGCCTCTccgttttcatttaattttgttttattttcagctgACGAGACCTCGCTCTATGACATCCCCCTGGTTTCGAAGAGAATGTCCGGGCCTGTGAAATGTGAGTCTGaaattaaactgtttaaaaaaggaAGCGACGGCAGGTCTCTGTGTGAGGTTTGGTGGTAAAGAAACGGTATGGATTCAGTGACGTTGAGACTTCAATAGAAACACAAACatattcctgtgttttttttttattttttctttctccttctcctcagTTGAAGTTCCCACACGTGATACTGGACTAATAAAGGAGTACAGAGGTAGCTACCACActtcttgtcttttaatttctttttttaactacattgtattttgtaaaaatgACTTGTGTAAAAATGACgctctctcttgctctcgcttgctctcgctctctctgtctctgtgtctctcgctctcttgctctcgctctgTGTCtcgctccctcgctctctctctctcgctccctctctctctctcgctccctcgctctcgctctctcttgctctcgctctctctgtctctgtgtctctcgctctcttgctctcgctctgTGTCtcgctccctcgctctctctcgctccctcgctctctctcgctccctcgctctcgctctctcttgctctcgctctctctgtctctgtgtctctcgctctcttgctctcgctctgTGTCtcgctccctcgctctctctcgctccctctctctctctcgctccctcgctctcgctctctcttgctctcgctctctctgtctctgtctctgtctctcgctcttgctctcgctctgtgtctcgctccctctctctcttgctctctctctcttgctctcactctgtctctgtgttctctcgctctctctcgctctcttgctcttgctctctctgtctctttcgcgctcgctcgctctctcgctctctgtgtgtctcgctccctctctcctcagacTCGTGTGAGGTGGCTCCTGTGGTTGGTCCGTGTCGAGCCTCGATGCGGCGTTTCTTCTATAACGCCACCTCCGGCTCCTGCCAGCTGTTCGTCTACGGAGGCTGCAGAGGAAACGACAACAACTACAAAACGCAGGCAGAGTGCCAGGCCAAGTGCTCCGGTAACCACACCACcagctctgtgtctgtctgactgCAGCACGCGCCTGGGTTTATTACTCTTCCCTGATAAACGTTCCCCACagtcacagcacagtgtaatacagcacagtgaaagcattgtaaagcccagagaggtctggtaaagcatagggaagcattgtaaagcccagagaggtctggtaaagcatagggaagcattgtaaagcccagagaggtctggtaaagcatagggaagcattgtaaagcacagagaggtgtggtaaagcatagggaagcattgtaaagcacagagaggtctggtaaagcatagggaagcattgtaaagcacagagaggtctggtaaagcatagggaagcattgtaaagcacagagaggtctggtaaagcatagggaagcattgtaaagcacagagaggtctggtaaagcatagggaagcattgtaaagcacagagaggtgtggtaaagcatagggaagcattgtaaagcacagagaggtctggtaatgcatatttaaaaaaaaaaaaaaagaaaaaaaagccatgATAAAATACCCTTagaaatgccccccccccccccccccatcttctTTGTGTCTTACTTAATTTGGTTTGACCAGGCCTTTTTACAGTTGAGTTATTTTGaatggttctctctctctctctctctctctcgctctctctctttgcAGAGAATAGACTTCCTGTCCACATGCCAGCGATGAAGCACGCCGCACCTAAATACGAAGGTGGGGGAAGAGGACTctgattttattttgattttctcTTTTCAATCACTTTTAACACCTGATGCACCAATTTCAAAGTGAAATCAAATGTGAATAACTCAAGCAAACGTTTtagtttacagtgtgtgtttgGTACCCCTGTCAAAGAAATGTATCAAGACTGAACAAATCCATCTATCCTTCATTCTTTGCAATGCATTTTGTTCCTTCTATGAAACActgtgatctagcctgtgttacaaaTGTCTGTGGCAGAGGAACTAAAACCGACaaacagctcctgaactcctagTCAAGCAGCTGGACACAGGCCTGTCAAAAACAATATGTAAAACACTAcagcacaggctagatcagccaacgtGCCTGTGTAGTGGATAGCACCATCTAGTGCGCGGTTAGTGTATTGCAggcaaaaacaaaaggaaacttgagccAAAGTGGCagaccactagatggtgctgtctcTTAAATCTGTAAAGACACTGGGCTAGCCCGCAATATCTGTGTCTGCCTATCCAGAGGTTTGTCAGTCTatttgtctctctgtctgtgtaccCAGAGTTCTGCCTAATGTATGTATCTACATACCCAGAGGTCTATGTCtttgtctatctgtctgtatctgtctctatctgtctgtatctgtatgtctgtctgtctctatctatctgtctgtctgtctatctgtatcTATGTCTATCTATGTATGAATGCCAGGCAACTAAAGAGCAACCTTAAAACAGACCTatcaaaaaaaactaataataataataataataagcaacgCTCTGGAGTGACTTCAGACATCATCGGAACAGGTAAAGAAACGTGACTGGAAGCGACTTTGCTTTAatacccctccctctcccctcctgtTCCGGCGCGCTCAGATCACTGCCTGGCTCAGGTGGAGGTGGGGCCATGCCGCGCTGCCTTCCGCAGCTGGTACTACGACTCTGCCACCCAGGACTGCCTGCCCTTCATCTACGGGGGCTGCAGGGGGAACCTCAATCGATACAGCTCCGCCCAGGACTGCATGAGCCGCTGCGCCGGGGGGCCAGGTAATCCTGGGAGCAGTTTAGAATGGCGATTCCAGTGCAGGGAtggaagactcctgttgcacagcagtgtcacccattccaggttaatACAAgtttgatcagccacagtgtgtataggcaacaagctcaggtgggtcAGATTTTAAACTTGTAGCGAAACCAGCAACCTGCAaggggagtcttctttccatgtCTTCAGCCCAACACTTGGATTTgtcagtttgtttaatttaatcgcagatttaattatttgttttgtccTTGCAGAAGCACATGGGGACAATGAGCATCAGGATAATGGTTTCCTAAACCACCATCGACGCGCAGGTGAGGGTGACTGACCAGGCAATACAATTACTGTGACTCGTTTTCTGACACAGGCCTCATTTTCACATAAGTCTTCCGTGTTTCATTTTGATGCTTTCCAGTCCTGTTTTTGAAGTGTTTAGTGGCCATCAGCAATCGCTTTACCTGCAGTTGTCCTTTGCAGAATTACAAGCAGGTCTGTTTTTAGCAACCAAACAAAAACTTTGAAAACTGCTTTTGAAGTTTGGTGGACCAGACTTTGATCCATAAATACAAACATGTCTGTCTGTCCCGTGGGGGTCCCTGCCCCCCTGTCTCTGACCTGGTCTGTCCCGTGGGGGTCCCTGCCTCCCCCTCTGACCTGGTCTGTCCCGTGGGGGTCCCTGCCTCCCCCTCTGACCTGGTCTGTCCCGTCTCTCTGCAGCGTTTGTCCTGACCGCGGTGCTAGCAGTGATGACGGTGCTGCTGGTCATGGGGCTGATCGTCGTCTCTCTCCGGAAGACTCGAGAGCGCCAGCTGCTGGTCATCGACGACAAAGAGGAGCTGCTGCCGTCCTTCAGGAGTGAGAAGGCCTGAGAGTGAAAAACCAGTGCTCCTGTTTCACTTGTCTTCTCCCTCCCCCCCACttccacactctctctctctctctctctctctctctctctctctctctctctctctctctctctctctctctctctctctccatactTTATTCTTCTGTCAccaccactcccccccccccccccccaatctccTCGGAGCAAGCTAAAGGAGCCACCCACAAGTATGAATAAAGAAAATCACTCCTCAATATCCTGTGCAAACGGTACTAAAATTGTCTTGATTTGAAACACAAGCCTTGGGTTATGATATGGCAAGGTACTACACCTACTTGTCCAGCAGGTGTCGCTGTGCTGTGTTCCCCGTTATACTCCGACTGACCACAAGAGGGGAAATTCGACTtcttaaattgtgtgtgtgtggaactaTTTTGTGTGTGTCGGTCCTCATTAGGGaaggtcttattttttttttaactcctgtAGAATGACTGGAGAGACGGTTTGGGAAAATGGAATATCTtgatcattttattataaacatgAGCAAACCATTCGCTCTTCAAGGTCACGCATTTATATAACAAAACTGCTCTGTGTTTGGTGGTGCGTGTCTTTTGAACTTGAATTATTTTTAACCCATTCCAAattgaagtttgttttttttatttttaattacgcAAATTAAAACCAAAAGATTCTGTGTTAATGTTGTTTACTATATGTGCTATGCATTGGTGGCTGGGGTTATTTTGTatatgatttattaaaaaaaaaaaaaaaaaaaaatcagtgttgtaaGACCTTGGAATTATTATATccaccctttctttctttctctttccttcCTAGCCCCCAGACTTTCTTGACAGGCTAGAATTGGTTTCCTTTGGTTTTTTGGCAAAACTGGTGCGCAGAATGGTTTTTGCAACACGGAatgtgtcttttttaaaaaaaaaaaaaaaatttaaatgattTATGTTTAAGCTGCACGTTGCAGGTCAgataaaattgatttttttttttttaacttgcataCAAAATTAAGGAAGCCCGTGatttaaataatactttaaaaaaagcaTTGAGAGCGAGCATTTGGatagctttattttttttgctaaacactacatttttttttcaaccacaAGAGGGTGCTGTTGGGTGGTAAATATATGCTTTCAGCACCGTACTCAGTTTTCATAGCTGGAACAAATACCGTTTTTGACGTCATTGCTTAACTATTTACACGGGGGTGGGAGAGGAACGGGGTTTGCAAGATTATTACTTTTTCCTTTGATGGGAAGCAACAATTAATATATGAAAGACGCACTTCACGATTACAAACCAGACGCGATCATCTGACTGACTTGAGTTCGCTAGTGCAAAAGTgcagtgacaaacgttttgactgggAGTCTTTCTCATTGTCTTCAATGCGTTGATAAAGAGATTTAAAGGAGAAACTTCTGGCCATGAACTTATTGcgttaattgcatattaaaacGACCCGTTACAATCTAATGTTCTCGTGTCGCAAAAATGATAACAAGTAACTGAAACGGACGTTCTGCTGGCACTGCTAGAAGCTTAAAGCAGTCTGTCTAGACGGTGTAGCTGGGACTTGAGTCTGTGGTGCGTCTGTATCGAGGGGGTCATCTGTGGCTAACTAGGGAACGGTGCTGCTGTGAAACAgaataacagttttaaaaaaagggaagaaaagaaaaaaaaacattttaacaagttCTTGAATGAGGCACTGAAATTGCTGACATTATCTCATTCCCCAGCCGGCCCGAAACGAATTCCTTCTCAATGCTTGTTTGCCAGCTCGCACTGTTACTGCCACCCGAGTACAGCGCTTTCTCTAAACAAAGAAACGAAaaggaagtgggggggggggagataaatATCCGCAATTACCAGCGCGGTTCTATTTCAGCGCCTGGAGTCCTGCCAGCCTACAGAGACCGAGCCCTTTCGCTACAATCCAGATTGGCTGCTGTTCCTGAAGAATCGGAACCTGCCATATGTAGCACACGCTTTAGACAACGCGTAAGGATTGTGGCGATGCTCGAACTCGTAATTgccttttaagattttttttttttatcgaccAGGCATTAAATAAgcctgtccttccctcacc
The sequence above is a segment of the Acipenser ruthenus chromosome 7, fAciRut3.2 maternal haplotype, whole genome shotgun sequence genome. Coding sequences within it:
- the LOC117414769 gene encoding actinia tenebrosa protease inhibitors-like is translated as MARLRCFSFLLMFAVLGTITTRADDQEGKDICSDVFKESPGAGLDPKSFDNGAAYAAHLGEVSDAQTCLKACCDSTQCNLVLVDRSGEKIQCHLVNCVAEGTGLDACITTPDAAFDSYRKRESANRSSSDDQERCHAPIKVGPCRAAFPRFNYDPVNQTCREFIYGGCEANANNYDSREECERACAGVKADETSLYDIPLVSKRMSGPVKFEVPTRDTGLIKEYRDSCEVAPVVGPCRASMRRFFYNATSGSCQLFVYGGCRGNDNNYKTQAECQAKCSENRLPVHMPAMKHAAPKYEDHCLAQVEVGPCRAAFRSWYYDSATQDCLPFIYGGCRGNLNRYSSAQDCMSRCAGGPEAHGDNEHQDNGFLNHHRRAAFVLTAVLAVMTVLLVMGLIVVSLRKTRERQLLVIDDKEELLPSFRSEKA